One Salmo salar chromosome ssa01, Ssal_v3.1, whole genome shotgun sequence DNA window includes the following coding sequences:
- the LOC106571334 gene encoding DEP domain-containing protein 1B isoform X3 yields MPLKRHWAYFRSYDNSFTGSEAVDWLHELLKRNHNFGPEVTRYQTLQLLRKFMKNHVVEDVKGRYGKEDFEDSGQVYRFPPTSPLKPLPQRPPVSENCDLPRLIRWDDYEELPQPEKIPMKSLILNSETWNKRHSIAIGEVHECKIIRRSDITPKQVDQIWKKMTIAHLQRVLGLKTMDGVLDPKHVNAKHIIHNVFSVNKTGIVIVKNKAEDMPYWVLSAMKCLANWPNGRETKQPMYPGFERDVLRTVAEYFQRLKEPLLTFQLYEVFVNILSLLQQKEVAAEALQVCSLLLPPANRRRLQLLLRLMARVCQNPALPPLNDTIATRTLMVQTFSRCILGSAEEVDLDELLATKLVTFMMEHHDSVLRVPSNLHRHVEDHLSHLRRVQIKYAGADTDASLVSPSYCRKISRAEFEEQRVSSSQGPMQELLEGLIADTELSAKDKRKRLKQFQKSYPEIYRRRFPTAESKAAVLPEKAPRLKPQLMLLTLKKPFQPFQRSWSFRA; encoded by the exons ATGCCTCTGAAAAGACACTGGGCATACTTCCGTAGCTATGACAACAGCTTCACTGGATCCGAGGCCGTTGATTGGCTACATGAGCTGCTGAAGCGAAACCATAACTTTGGGCCAGAGGTGACCCGGTACCAGACCCTGCAGCTGCTCAGGAAATTCATGAAGAACCACGTCGTTGAGGATGTCAAGGGCCGCTATGGTAAAGAAGACTTTGAGGACAGTGGTCAAGTCTACAG GTTCCCTCCTACGTCCCCCCTGAAGCCCCTGCCCCAGCGGCCCCCAGTGTCAGAGAACTGCGACCTGCCCCGGCTCATCCGCTGGGACGACTACGAGGAACTGCCGCAGCCAGAGAAGATCCCCATGAAGTCTCTGATCCTG AACTCAGAGACGTGGAACAAGAGACACAGCATAGCCATTGGCGAGGTGCACGAGTGCAAAATCATACGCAGGAGTGACATCACCCCCAAGCAAGTCGACCAAATCTGGAAGAAAATGACAATCGCACA TTTGCAGAGAGTGCTGGGTCTGAAGACAATGGATGGGGTGTTGGATCCCAAACACGTGAATGCGAAGCATATCATTCACAATGTATTCAGTGTCAACAAAACAGGAATAGTCATTGTGAAGAACAAAGCGG AGGACATGCCTTATTGGGTTCTATCAGCAATGAAGTGCCTAGCCAACT GGCCCAACGGTAGGGAGACCAAGCAGCCCATGTACCCAGGCTTTGAGCGTGATGTGCTGCGGACGGTGGCTGAGTACTTCCAGAGACTCAAAGAGCCCCTGTTGACCTTCCAGCTCTATGAAGTCTTTGTTAACATTCTCA GTCTGCTGCAGCAGAAAGAGGTGGCAGCGGAGGCCCTCCAGGTGTGCAGCCTCCTCCTGCCACCGGCCAACCGCCGCAGACTCCAGCTGCTCCTCCGCCTCATGGCCAGGGTCTGCCAGAACCCCGCCCTTCCCCCGCTTAACGACACCATAGCAACACGCACCCTG ATGGTGCAGACATTCTCGCGCTGCATCCTGGGCTCTGCAGAGGAGGTGGACCTGGATGAGCTTCTGGCCACCAAGCTGGTCACCTTCATGATGGAGCACCACGACAGTGTCCTCAGGGTGCCCTCTAACCTGCACAGACATGTGGAAGATCACCTCTCCCACCTCAGGAGGGTACAG ATAAAGTATGCCGGTGCGGATACAGACGCCTCCCTGGTGTCTCCGTCGTACTGCAGGAAGATTAGCAGGGCAGAGTTTGAGGAGCAGAGAGTCTCCAGCTCCCAGGGGCCCATGCAGGAGCTGCTGGAGGGCCTCATTGCCGACACTGAGCTCTCAGCCAAGGACAAGAGGAAGAGACTCAAGCAG TTCCAGAAGTCCTATCCGGAGATCTACCGCAGGCGGTTCCCCACAGCGGAGAGCAAGGCTGCCGTCTTACCAGAGAAAGCTCCACGGCTCAAACCCCAGCTCATGCTCCTAACCTTGAAGAAACCCTTCCAGCCTTTCCAAAGGAGCTGGAGCTTTAGGGCCTAA
- the LOC106571334 gene encoding DEP domain-containing protein 1B isoform X1: MEGKMIGPGPYRATKLWNETIKLFRGGMPLKRHWAYFRSYDNSFTGSEAVDWLHELLKRNHNFGPEVTRYQTLQLLRKFMKNHVVEDVKGRYGKEDFEDSGQVYRFPPTSPLKPLPQRPPVSENCDLPRLIRWDDYEELPQPEKIPMKSLILNSETWNKRHSIAIGEVHECKIIRRSDITPKQVDQIWKKMTIAHLQRVLGLKTMDGVLDPKHVNAKHIIHNVFSVNKTGIVIVKNKAEDMPYWVLSAMKCLANWPNGRETKQPMYPGFERDVLRTVAEYFQRLKEPLLTFQLYEVFVNILSLLQQKEVAAEALQVCSLLLPPANRRRLQLLLRLMARVCQNPALPPLNDTIATRTLMVQTFSRCILGSAEEVDLDELLATKLVTFMMEHHDSVLRVPSNLHRHVEDHLSHLRRVQIKYAGADTDASLVSPSYCRKISRAEFEEQRVSSSQGPMQELLEGLIADTELSAKDKRKRLKQFQKSYPEIYRRRFPTAESKAAVLPEKAPRLKPQLMLLTLKKPFQPFQRSWSFRA, translated from the exons ATGGAAGGTAAAATGATCGGACCGGGTCCATACAGGGCAACAAAGTTG TGGAATGAAACTATCAAGCTCTTCCGTGGAGGCATGCCTCTGAAAAGACACTGGGCATACTTCCGTAGCTATGACAACAGCTTCACTGGATCCGAGGCCGTTGATTGGCTACATGAGCTGCTGAAGCGAAACCATAACTTTGGGCCAGAGGTGACCCGGTACCAGACCCTGCAGCTGCTCAGGAAATTCATGAAGAACCACGTCGTTGAGGATGTCAAGGGCCGCTATGGTAAAGAAGACTTTGAGGACAGTGGTCAAGTCTACAG GTTCCCTCCTACGTCCCCCCTGAAGCCCCTGCCCCAGCGGCCCCCAGTGTCAGAGAACTGCGACCTGCCCCGGCTCATCCGCTGGGACGACTACGAGGAACTGCCGCAGCCAGAGAAGATCCCCATGAAGTCTCTGATCCTG AACTCAGAGACGTGGAACAAGAGACACAGCATAGCCATTGGCGAGGTGCACGAGTGCAAAATCATACGCAGGAGTGACATCACCCCCAAGCAAGTCGACCAAATCTGGAAGAAAATGACAATCGCACA TTTGCAGAGAGTGCTGGGTCTGAAGACAATGGATGGGGTGTTGGATCCCAAACACGTGAATGCGAAGCATATCATTCACAATGTATTCAGTGTCAACAAAACAGGAATAGTCATTGTGAAGAACAAAGCGG AGGACATGCCTTATTGGGTTCTATCAGCAATGAAGTGCCTAGCCAACT GGCCCAACGGTAGGGAGACCAAGCAGCCCATGTACCCAGGCTTTGAGCGTGATGTGCTGCGGACGGTGGCTGAGTACTTCCAGAGACTCAAAGAGCCCCTGTTGACCTTCCAGCTCTATGAAGTCTTTGTTAACATTCTCA GTCTGCTGCAGCAGAAAGAGGTGGCAGCGGAGGCCCTCCAGGTGTGCAGCCTCCTCCTGCCACCGGCCAACCGCCGCAGACTCCAGCTGCTCCTCCGCCTCATGGCCAGGGTCTGCCAGAACCCCGCCCTTCCCCCGCTTAACGACACCATAGCAACACGCACCCTG ATGGTGCAGACATTCTCGCGCTGCATCCTGGGCTCTGCAGAGGAGGTGGACCTGGATGAGCTTCTGGCCACCAAGCTGGTCACCTTCATGATGGAGCACCACGACAGTGTCCTCAGGGTGCCCTCTAACCTGCACAGACATGTGGAAGATCACCTCTCCCACCTCAGGAGGGTACAG ATAAAGTATGCCGGTGCGGATACAGACGCCTCCCTGGTGTCTCCGTCGTACTGCAGGAAGATTAGCAGGGCAGAGTTTGAGGAGCAGAGAGTCTCCAGCTCCCAGGGGCCCATGCAGGAGCTGCTGGAGGGCCTCATTGCCGACACTGAGCTCTCAGCCAAGGACAAGAGGAAGAGACTCAAGCAG TTCCAGAAGTCCTATCCGGAGATCTACCGCAGGCGGTTCCCCACAGCGGAGAGCAAGGCTGCCGTCTTACCAGAGAAAGCTCCACGGCTCAAACCCCAGCTCATGCTCCTAACCTTGAAGAAACCCTTCCAGCCTTTCCAAAGGAGCTGGAGCTTTAGGGCCTAA
- the LOC106571334 gene encoding DEP domain-containing protein 1B isoform X2, translating into MSGESPTNVTTWNETIKLFRGGMPLKRHWAYFRSYDNSFTGSEAVDWLHELLKRNHNFGPEVTRYQTLQLLRKFMKNHVVEDVKGRYGKEDFEDSGQVYRFPPTSPLKPLPQRPPVSENCDLPRLIRWDDYEELPQPEKIPMKSLILNSETWNKRHSIAIGEVHECKIIRRSDITPKQVDQIWKKMTIAHLQRVLGLKTMDGVLDPKHVNAKHIIHNVFSVNKTGIVIVKNKAEDMPYWVLSAMKCLANWPNGRETKQPMYPGFERDVLRTVAEYFQRLKEPLLTFQLYEVFVNILSLLQQKEVAAEALQVCSLLLPPANRRRLQLLLRLMARVCQNPALPPLNDTIATRTLMVQTFSRCILGSAEEVDLDELLATKLVTFMMEHHDSVLRVPSNLHRHVEDHLSHLRRVQIKYAGADTDASLVSPSYCRKISRAEFEEQRVSSSQGPMQELLEGLIADTELSAKDKRKRLKQFQKSYPEIYRRRFPTAESKAAVLPEKAPRLKPQLMLLTLKKPFQPFQRSWSFRA; encoded by the exons ATGTCTGGCGAATCTCCAACCAACGTTACCACG TGGAATGAAACTATCAAGCTCTTCCGTGGAGGCATGCCTCTGAAAAGACACTGGGCATACTTCCGTAGCTATGACAACAGCTTCACTGGATCCGAGGCCGTTGATTGGCTACATGAGCTGCTGAAGCGAAACCATAACTTTGGGCCAGAGGTGACCCGGTACCAGACCCTGCAGCTGCTCAGGAAATTCATGAAGAACCACGTCGTTGAGGATGTCAAGGGCCGCTATGGTAAAGAAGACTTTGAGGACAGTGGTCAAGTCTACAG GTTCCCTCCTACGTCCCCCCTGAAGCCCCTGCCCCAGCGGCCCCCAGTGTCAGAGAACTGCGACCTGCCCCGGCTCATCCGCTGGGACGACTACGAGGAACTGCCGCAGCCAGAGAAGATCCCCATGAAGTCTCTGATCCTG AACTCAGAGACGTGGAACAAGAGACACAGCATAGCCATTGGCGAGGTGCACGAGTGCAAAATCATACGCAGGAGTGACATCACCCCCAAGCAAGTCGACCAAATCTGGAAGAAAATGACAATCGCACA TTTGCAGAGAGTGCTGGGTCTGAAGACAATGGATGGGGTGTTGGATCCCAAACACGTGAATGCGAAGCATATCATTCACAATGTATTCAGTGTCAACAAAACAGGAATAGTCATTGTGAAGAACAAAGCGG AGGACATGCCTTATTGGGTTCTATCAGCAATGAAGTGCCTAGCCAACT GGCCCAACGGTAGGGAGACCAAGCAGCCCATGTACCCAGGCTTTGAGCGTGATGTGCTGCGGACGGTGGCTGAGTACTTCCAGAGACTCAAAGAGCCCCTGTTGACCTTCCAGCTCTATGAAGTCTTTGTTAACATTCTCA GTCTGCTGCAGCAGAAAGAGGTGGCAGCGGAGGCCCTCCAGGTGTGCAGCCTCCTCCTGCCACCGGCCAACCGCCGCAGACTCCAGCTGCTCCTCCGCCTCATGGCCAGGGTCTGCCAGAACCCCGCCCTTCCCCCGCTTAACGACACCATAGCAACACGCACCCTG ATGGTGCAGACATTCTCGCGCTGCATCCTGGGCTCTGCAGAGGAGGTGGACCTGGATGAGCTTCTGGCCACCAAGCTGGTCACCTTCATGATGGAGCACCACGACAGTGTCCTCAGGGTGCCCTCTAACCTGCACAGACATGTGGAAGATCACCTCTCCCACCTCAGGAGGGTACAG ATAAAGTATGCCGGTGCGGATACAGACGCCTCCCTGGTGTCTCCGTCGTACTGCAGGAAGATTAGCAGGGCAGAGTTTGAGGAGCAGAGAGTCTCCAGCTCCCAGGGGCCCATGCAGGAGCTGCTGGAGGGCCTCATTGCCGACACTGAGCTCTCAGCCAAGGACAAGAGGAAGAGACTCAAGCAG TTCCAGAAGTCCTATCCGGAGATCTACCGCAGGCGGTTCCCCACAGCGGAGAGCAAGGCTGCCGTCTTACCAGAGAAAGCTCCACGGCTCAAACCCCAGCTCATGCTCCTAACCTTGAAGAAACCCTTCCAGCCTTTCCAAAGGAGCTGGAGCTTTAGGGCCTAA